A window of the Streptomyces formicae genome harbors these coding sequences:
- a CDS encoding HAMP domain-containing sensor histidine kinase, whose product MSAGRRLGARWRRRRPVRTRLALAASAAVALVAVGVCAAAFVVLRYEMFRQLDLNLTRSATQVTQQNRGSAPDVLAGECRFLSAPACAQIVPAAPSADPPTPYPLPVSAPVREVAAGGRAPYYSNITLAGGPARMFTTTFGEGKALQVALRSDTVERGVRQAARLLSLVGGAGVLLAGALGYAVSRTGLAPVARLTATAERIAATRDPRHRIELPPGPPGREDEVTRLAATFNTMLGELEQSVTAQRRLVADASHELRTPLTALRTNAELLARADRLTDTQRDRASLALGRQLREVTGLVNDLIELARDEEPHPLLEAVPVRPLTEHAVETARAHWPQTEFLLWADDATERLTLPGVPARLSRLLTNLLDNAAKFSPPGGPVEVGLTTGGLTVRDHGRGIAEADLPYVFDRFYRAQSARALPGSGLGLAMARQIARAHHCELTAENAPGGGALFRLTFPAAAPGRP is encoded by the coding sequence GTGAGCGCCGGACGCAGGCTGGGGGCGCGCTGGCGGCGGCGCCGGCCGGTGCGGACCCGGCTCGCACTCGCCGCATCGGCGGCCGTCGCGCTGGTCGCGGTCGGGGTGTGCGCCGCCGCGTTCGTCGTCCTGCGGTACGAGATGTTCCGCCAGCTGGATCTGAACCTGACCCGGTCGGCGACCCAGGTCACCCAGCAGAACCGGGGGTCGGCCCCGGACGTCCTGGCGGGCGAGTGCCGCTTCCTGTCGGCCCCGGCCTGCGCGCAGATCGTCCCGGCGGCCCCGTCGGCCGATCCGCCCACGCCGTATCCGCTGCCGGTCTCGGCCCCGGTCCGCGAGGTCGCGGCCGGTGGACGGGCCCCGTACTACAGCAACATCACGCTCGCGGGCGGCCCGGCGCGCATGTTCACCACCACCTTCGGCGAGGGCAAGGCGCTCCAGGTCGCGCTGCGCTCAGACACGGTCGAGAGGGGGGTGCGGCAGGCGGCCCGGCTGCTCTCGCTGGTCGGGGGCGCCGGCGTGCTGCTGGCCGGTGCGCTGGGATACGCGGTGTCGCGCACCGGCCTGGCCCCGGTGGCCAGGCTCACCGCGACGGCGGAGCGCATCGCCGCGACCCGCGACCCCCGTCACCGTATCGAGCTGCCGCCCGGCCCGCCGGGTCGCGAGGACGAGGTGACCAGGCTGGCCGCCACGTTCAACACCATGCTGGGCGAGCTGGAGCAGTCGGTCACGGCTCAGCGGCGGCTGGTGGCGGACGCCTCGCACGAGCTGCGCACCCCGCTGACCGCGCTGCGGACCAATGCCGAGCTGCTCGCCCGCGCCGACCGGCTCACCGACACCCAGCGCGACCGGGCGTCGCTGGCGCTCGGCCGGCAGCTGCGCGAGGTGACGGGGCTGGTGAACGACCTGATCGAGCTGGCCAGGGACGAGGAGCCGCATCCGCTGCTGGAGGCCGTCCCGGTCCGGCCGCTCACCGAGCACGCGGTGGAGACGGCTCGGGCGCACTGGCCGCAGACGGAGTTCCTGCTGTGGGCCGACGACGCGACGGAGCGGCTCACGCTGCCGGGTGTGCCCGCCCGGCTGTCCCGGCTGCTGACGAACCTGCTCGACAACGCGGCCAAGTTCAGCCCGCCGGGCGGTCCGGTCGAGGTCGGCCTGACGACCGGCGGGCTGACGGTGCGGGACCACGGTCGGGGCATCGCGGAAGCGGATCTGCCGTATGTCTTCGACCGCTTCTACCGTGCGCAGTCCGCGAGGGCGCTGCCCGGCTCGGGGCTGGGCCTGGCGATGGCCCGGCAGATCGCCCGGGCGCACCACTGCGAACTGACGGCGGAGAACGCCCCCGGCGGCGGTGCGCTGTTCCGCCTCACCTTCCCGGCCGCTGCCCCTGGCCGTCCGTGA
- a CDS encoding AIM24 family protein: MPFREINSKMVEATVVPGQKLYSQRGAMLAYKGEVSFTPNTAGGQGGLMSMIGRRVADEATPLMTVEGNGTVMFGHGGHHIQVIGLTGDTLYVEADRLLAFDGTLQQGTMFMGSQGGVMGMVRGQVTGQGLFTTTLKGHGAVAVMAHGGVIELPITPGRPVHVDPQAYVAHHGDVRNKLSTALGWRDMVGRGSGEAFQLELSGSGAVYVQASEEKL, from the coding sequence ATGCCCTTCCGTGAGATCAACTCGAAGATGGTCGAGGCGACGGTCGTCCCCGGCCAGAAGCTGTACAGCCAGCGCGGCGCGATGCTCGCGTACAAGGGCGAGGTGTCCTTCACCCCGAACACGGCGGGCGGCCAGGGCGGCCTGATGTCGATGATCGGGCGGCGGGTGGCCGACGAGGCGACCCCGCTGATGACGGTCGAGGGCAACGGCACGGTGATGTTCGGCCACGGCGGCCATCACATCCAGGTCATCGGCCTCACCGGCGACACCCTGTACGTCGAGGCCGACCGGCTGCTCGCCTTCGACGGCACGCTGCAGCAGGGCACGATGTTCATGGGCTCCCAGGGCGGGGTCATGGGCATGGTGCGTGGCCAGGTCACCGGTCAGGGGCTGTTCACCACGACCCTGAAGGGCCACGGCGCGGTCGCGGTCATGGCACACGGCGGAGTGATCGAGCTGCCGATCACTCCGGGCCGGCCGGTCCATGTCGACCCGCAGGCGTACGTCGCGCACCACGGGGACGTACGGAACAAGCTCTCCACGGCGCTGGGCTGGCGCGACATGGTGGGGCGCGGCTCGGGCGAGGCGTTCCAGCTGGAGCTGAGCGGCAGTGGTGCGGTGTACGTCCAGGCGTCGGAGGAGAAGCTGTGA
- a CDS encoding MarR family winged helix-turn-helix transcriptional regulator, with product MPKPLSLPFDPIARADELWQQRWGAVPSMAAITSIMRAHQILLAEVDAVVRPYGLTFARYEALVLLTFSKAGELPMSKIGERLMVHPTSVTNTVDRLVKSGLVAKRPNPNDGRGTLASITEKGREVVEAATRDLMAMDFGLGAYDAEECAEIFALLRPLRVAAHDFDER from the coding sequence GTGCCCAAGCCGCTCAGCCTTCCCTTCGACCCCATCGCCCGAGCCGACGAGCTCTGGCAGCAGCGCTGGGGCGCCGTGCCCTCGATGGCCGCGATCACCTCGATCATGCGTGCGCATCAGATCCTGCTCGCCGAGGTGGACGCCGTCGTGAGGCCGTACGGGCTGACGTTCGCGCGGTACGAGGCGCTGGTGCTGCTCACTTTCTCGAAGGCCGGCGAGCTGCCGATGTCGAAGATCGGCGAGCGGCTCATGGTGCACCCGACGTCCGTGACGAACACGGTGGACCGGCTGGTGAAGTCCGGTCTCGTCGCCAAGCGCCCCAACCCCAACGACGGGCGCGGAACGCTCGCCTCCATCACGGAGAAGGGCCGCGAGGTCGTCGAGGCCGCCACCCGCGATCTGATGGCGATGGACTTCGGGCTCGGCGCGTACGACGCCGAGGAGTGCGCGGAGATCTTCGCGCTGCTGCGGCCGCTGCGGGTCGCCGCGCACGACTTCGACGAGCGGTGA
- a CDS encoding UDP-N-acetylglucosamine--N-acetylmuramyl-(pentapeptide) pyrophosphoryl-undecaprenol N-acetylglucosamine transferase, whose translation MRTPPLSRPAERPGPGRWTAGEPLSVVIGAGGTGGHIYPGLALAEGLRRAVPDAVISFVGTTRGLETELIPAAGHRLHTVDMIPFDPSLGARRYLLPAALLKSGAQCRAILRAQRAHIAVGMGGYPSAPVILGARLAGLPSLIHESNAVPGRANQFAARLTPHLAVAFDRSRAHLAGGENALTTGMPIAAPLAALDRGALRAHARQVFGVPEGARLLVVNGGSLGAARLTEAATALAHRWRGRTDVRLLIKTGPAALEETRRRLDDSPVARAVPYLDRMDLAYAAADLVVCRAGSATVAELAATGTPAVLVPYPHAPGDHQTHNARVLTDAGAGLLLPDAETTAERLDALIGPLLADPARLAAMSTAADPGPHARAADLLAARVLELASPTQEYAA comes from the coding sequence ATGCGCACACCACCCCTTTCCCGTCCCGCGGAGCGACCAGGACCCGGCCGGTGGACCGCCGGGGAACCGCTGTCCGTCGTGATCGGCGCCGGCGGCACCGGCGGCCACATCTACCCCGGCCTCGCGCTCGCGGAAGGGCTGCGGCGGGCCGTCCCCGACGCCGTGATCTCCTTCGTCGGCACCACCCGCGGCCTGGAGACCGAGCTGATACCGGCCGCGGGACACCGGCTGCACACCGTCGACATGATCCCCTTCGACCCGTCCCTGGGCGCGCGGCGCTATCTGCTGCCCGCCGCGCTGCTGAAGTCCGGCGCCCAGTGCCGGGCGATCCTGCGCGCCCAGCGTGCCCACATCGCCGTCGGCATGGGCGGCTATCCGAGCGCGCCCGTCATCCTCGGCGCCCGGCTCGCCGGACTGCCGAGCCTCATCCACGAGTCCAACGCCGTGCCCGGGCGGGCCAACCAGTTCGCGGCCCGGCTCACCCCGCATCTCGCGGTCGCCTTCGACCGCAGCCGGGCCCATCTGGCCGGCGGCGAGAACGCCCTGACCACCGGGATGCCCATCGCCGCGCCGCTCGCCGCGCTCGACCGCGGTGCGCTGCGCGCGCACGCACGCCAGGTGTTCGGGGTCCCGGAGGGCGCGCGACTGCTGGTGGTCAACGGCGGAAGCCTCGGCGCGGCGCGGCTCACCGAGGCCGCGACCGCTCTCGCGCACCGCTGGCGCGGCCGTACGGACGTCCGTCTGCTGATCAAGACCGGGCCTGCCGCGCTGGAGGAGACCCGGCGCAGGCTCGACGACTCGCCGGTCGCGCGGGCCGTCCCGTACCTCGACCGGATGGACCTCGCCTACGCCGCCGCCGACCTCGTCGTCTGCCGCGCCGGCTCGGCGACCGTCGCCGAACTCGCCGCCACCGGGACACCTGCCGTCCTCGTCCCCTACCCCCATGCCCCGGGCGACCACCAGACGCACAACGCCCGGGTGCTGACCGATGCCGGAGCCGGACTGCTCCTGCCCGACGCCGAAACCACCGCCGAACGGCTCGACGCGCTCATCGGGCCCCTGCTCGCCGACCCGGCACGGCTGGCCGCGATGAGCACGGCCGCCGACCCGGGACCGCACGCCCGGGCCGCGGACCTGCTCGCCGCCCGTGTCCTCGAACTCGCCTCGCCCACCCAGGAGTACGCAGCATGA
- a CDS encoding MarR family winged helix-turn-helix transcriptional regulator: METETATRWLSDTEQCAWRTYLDVNRLLTYQMEKDLQPFGLTMNDYEILVNLSESADRRMRMSDLAAATLQSKSRLSHQITRMENAGLVRREHCESDRRGLYAVLTDHGTETMQKVAPHHVESVRQHFIDLLTPEALADLRASLTPVADHLRGRRGKL; the protein is encoded by the coding sequence ATGGAGACCGAGACTGCCACGCGCTGGCTGAGCGACACGGAGCAGTGCGCCTGGCGCACCTATCTGGATGTCAACAGGCTGTTGACGTACCAGATGGAGAAGGACCTGCAACCGTTCGGCCTGACCATGAACGACTACGAGATCCTCGTCAATCTCTCGGAGTCCGCGGACCGGCGCATGCGCATGAGCGATCTGGCGGCGGCCACGCTCCAGTCCAAGAGCCGGCTCTCCCACCAGATCACCCGCATGGAGAACGCGGGCCTGGTCCGCCGCGAGCACTGCGAGTCGGACCGGCGGGGGCTGTACGCCGTGCTCACGGACCACGGCACGGAGACGATGCAGAAGGTGGCACCCCACCATGTCGAGTCCGTGCGCCAGCACTTCATCGACCTGCTGACCCCGGAGGCACTCGCGGACCTCAGGGCATCCCTGACCCCGGTCGCGGACCACCTGCGGGGACGGCGCGGCAAGCTCTGA
- a CDS encoding acyl-CoA mutase large subunit family protein → MDADAIEEGRRRWQARYDSAKKRNADFTTLSGDPVEPVYGPRPGDTYEGFERIGWPGEFPYTRGLYATGYRGRTWTIRQFAGFGNAEQTNERYKMILAAGGGGLSVAFDMPTLMGRDSDDPRSLGEVGHCGVAIDSAADMDVLFKDIPLGDVTTSMTISGPAVPVFCMYLVAAERQGVDPAVLNGTLQTDIFKEYIAQKEWLFQPEPHLRLIGDLMEHCARSIPAYKPLSVSGYHIREAGSTAAQELAYTLADGFGYVELGLSRGLDVDVFAPGLSFFFDAHLDFFEEIAKFRAARRIWARWMRDVYGATTDKAQWLRFHTQTAGVSLTAQQPYNNVVRTAVEALAAVLGGTNSLHTNALDETLALPSEQAAEIALRTQQVLMEETGVGNVADPLGGSWYVEQLTDRIEADAEKIFEQIKERGLRAHPDGQHPIGPITSGILRGIEDGWFTGEIAESAFRYQQSLEKGDKRVVGVNVHHGSVTGDLEILRVSHEVEWEQVRILGERKERRDDALVRASLDKMLAAARDGSNMIEPMLEAVRAEATLGEICGVLRDEWGTYTEPPGF, encoded by the coding sequence ATGGACGCTGACGCCATCGAGGAGGGCCGCCGCCGCTGGCAGGCCCGGTACGACTCCGCAAAGAAGCGGAACGCCGACTTCACCACGCTCTCCGGTGATCCGGTCGAGCCGGTCTACGGGCCCCGGCCCGGGGACACCTACGAGGGCTTCGAGCGGATCGGCTGGCCCGGCGAGTTCCCGTACACCCGCGGTCTGTACGCCACCGGCTACCGCGGCCGCACCTGGACCATCCGCCAGTTCGCCGGCTTCGGCAACGCCGAGCAGACCAACGAGCGGTACAAGATGATCCTGGCCGCCGGCGGCGGCGGGCTCAGCGTCGCCTTCGACATGCCGACGCTCATGGGCCGCGACTCCGACGACCCGCGCTCGCTCGGCGAGGTCGGCCACTGCGGTGTCGCCATCGACTCCGCCGCCGACATGGACGTCCTCTTCAAGGACATCCCGCTCGGCGACGTCACCACCTCGATGACGATCAGCGGCCCCGCCGTCCCGGTCTTCTGCATGTACCTCGTCGCCGCCGAGCGGCAGGGGGTCGACCCCGCCGTCCTCAACGGCACGCTCCAGACCGACATCTTCAAGGAGTACATCGCGCAGAAGGAGTGGCTCTTCCAGCCCGAGCCCCATCTGCGCCTCATCGGCGACCTGATGGAGCACTGCGCCCGCTCCATCCCCGCCTACAAGCCGCTCTCCGTCTCCGGCTACCACATCCGCGAGGCCGGCTCGACGGCCGCGCAGGAGCTGGCGTACACGCTGGCGGACGGCTTCGGGTACGTCGAGCTCGGCCTCAGCCGCGGCCTGGACGTCGACGTCTTCGCCCCCGGACTGTCGTTCTTCTTCGACGCGCACCTCGACTTCTTCGAGGAGATCGCCAAGTTCCGTGCGGCCCGGCGCATCTGGGCCCGCTGGATGCGGGACGTGTACGGAGCCACGACCGACAAGGCGCAGTGGCTGCGGTTCCACACCCAGACCGCCGGCGTCTCGCTCACCGCCCAGCAGCCGTACAACAACGTCGTCCGGACGGCCGTCGAAGCCCTCGCGGCCGTCCTCGGCGGCACCAACTCGCTGCACACCAACGCGCTGGACGAGACCCTCGCCCTGCCCTCCGAGCAGGCCGCCGAGATCGCCCTGCGCACCCAGCAGGTGCTGATGGAGGAGACCGGCGTCGGCAACGTGGCCGACCCGCTCGGCGGGTCCTGGTACGTGGAGCAGCTCACCGACCGCATCGAGGCCGACGCCGAGAAGATCTTCGAGCAGATCAAGGAGCGCGGGCTGCGCGCCCACCCGGACGGGCAGCACCCGATCGGGCCGATCACCTCCGGCATCCTGCGCGGGATCGAGGACGGCTGGTTCACCGGCGAGATCGCCGAGTCCGCCTTCCGCTACCAGCAGTCCCTGGAGAAGGGCGACAAGCGGGTCGTCGGCGTGAACGTCCACCACGGCTCGGTCACCGGCGACCTGGAGATCCTCCGCGTCAGCCACGAGGTGGAGTGGGAGCAGGTCCGCATCCTGGGCGAGCGCAAGGAACGACGCGACGACGCGCTCGTACGGGCCTCGCTGGACAAGATGCTGGCCGCGGCCCGCGACGGCTCCAACATGATCGAGCCGATGCTGGAGGCGGTCCGCGCCGAGGCGACGCTGGGTGAGATCTGCGGCGTGCTCCGCGACGAGTGGGGGACGTACACGGAGCCGCCCGGCTTCTGA
- a CDS encoding MTH1187 family thiamine-binding protein → MIVAFSVTPLGVGEDVGEYVADAVRVVRESGLPNRTDAMFTSIEGDDWDEVMDVVKRAVAAVEARAPRVSLVLKADLRPGVTDGLTSKVETVERHLSA, encoded by the coding sequence GTGATCGTCGCCTTCTCCGTCACCCCGCTCGGCGTCGGTGAGGACGTCGGCGAGTACGTCGCCGACGCCGTGCGCGTCGTCCGCGAGTCCGGGCTCCCGAACCGCACGGACGCGATGTTCACCTCGATCGAGGGCGACGACTGGGACGAGGTCATGGACGTCGTCAAACGCGCCGTCGCGGCCGTCGAGGCCCGCGCCCCGCGCGTCTCCCTCGTCCTCAAGGCCGACCTCAGGCCCGGCGTCACCGACGGCCTGACCAGCAAGGTCGAGACGGTGGAGCGCCACCTCTCGGCGTGA
- a CDS encoding DUF3817 domain-containing protein gives MKKSVLTRYRVMAYVTAVMLLVLCTCMVFKYGFDTGEDVTFAVSQAHGLLYIIYLIFAFDLGSKAKWSFGKLLWVLLSGTIPFAAFFVERKVTRTVEPLVSGAEPAVAKA, from the coding sequence ATGAAGAAGAGCGTCCTGACCCGCTACCGGGTGATGGCCTACGTCACCGCCGTCATGCTGCTCGTGCTGTGCACCTGCATGGTGTTCAAGTACGGCTTCGACACGGGCGAGGACGTCACGTTCGCCGTCTCGCAGGCCCACGGCCTCCTCTACATCATCTACCTGATCTTCGCCTTCGACCTGGGCTCCAAGGCCAAGTGGTCGTTCGGCAAGCTGCTGTGGGTGCTCCTGTCGGGCACGATCCCCTTCGCCGCCTTCTTCGTCGAGCGCAAGGTCACACGCACGGTCGAGCCCCTGGTCAGCGGGGCCGAGCCGGCCGTCGCCAAGGCGTAA
- the meaB gene encoding methylmalonyl Co-A mutase-associated GTPase MeaB: protein MVDVPQLVAQAREGRPRAVARLISLVEGASPQLREVMAELAPLTGGAYVVGLTGSPGVGKSTSTSALVTAYRRAGKRVGVLAVDPSSPFSGGALLGDRVRMSDHASDPGVYIRSMATRGHLGGLAWAAPQAIRVLDAAGCDVVLVETVGVGQSEVEIASQADTSVVLLAPGMGDGIQAAKAGILEIGDVYVVNKADRDGADATARELNHMLGLGESRAPGDWRPPIVKTVAARGEGIDEVVEALEKHRAWMEEHGVLAERRTRRAAHEVETIAVTRLRERIGDLHGDRRLDALAARIVAGELDPYAAADELVTGLTVASGDSA, encoded by the coding sequence ATGGTGGACGTCCCCCAGCTGGTCGCCCAGGCGAGGGAGGGCCGGCCGCGCGCCGTGGCCCGGCTGATCTCACTCGTCGAGGGGGCGTCCCCGCAGCTCCGCGAGGTCATGGCGGAGCTGGCGCCGCTGACCGGCGGGGCGTACGTGGTGGGTCTGACCGGTTCGCCGGGGGTCGGCAAGTCGACGTCCACCTCCGCGCTGGTGACGGCGTACCGGCGGGCAGGGAAGCGGGTCGGCGTGCTCGCCGTCGACCCTTCCTCGCCGTTCTCGGGCGGGGCGCTGCTCGGCGACCGCGTCCGGATGTCGGACCACGCGTCCGACCCCGGCGTCTACATCCGCTCGATGGCCACCCGCGGCCATCTGGGCGGTCTCGCCTGGGCGGCGCCGCAGGCGATCCGGGTCCTGGACGCGGCGGGCTGCGACGTGGTGCTCGTCGAGACGGTCGGCGTCGGCCAGTCGGAGGTCGAGATCGCGTCGCAGGCGGACACGTCGGTGGTGCTGCTCGCGCCCGGCATGGGTGACGGCATCCAGGCGGCCAAGGCGGGGATCCTGGAGATCGGTGACGTCTACGTCGTCAACAAGGCCGACCGCGACGGGGCGGACGCGACCGCCCGCGAGCTCAACCACATGCTGGGCCTCGGAGAGTCCCGTGCGCCGGGGGACTGGCGGCCGCCGATCGTGAAGACCGTCGCGGCGCGGGGCGAGGGCATCGACGAGGTCGTCGAGGCGCTGGAGAAGCACCGCGCGTGGATGGAGGAGCACGGGGTCCTGGCCGAGCGCCGGACGCGCCGTGCGGCGCACGAGGTGGAGACCATCGCGGTCACACGGCTGCGCGAGCGGATCGGCGACCTGCACGGCGACCGGCGGCTGGACGCGCTGGCGGCGCGCATCGTGGCGGGGGAGCTGGACCCGTACGCGGCGGCGGACGAACTGGTGACGGGCCTGACGGTGGCGTCCGGCGATTCGGCGTGA
- a CDS encoding DUF3817 domain-containing protein, producing the protein MDIKTASALHRLRLVSAPEAVSFLLLLVCSVLKRTTEFNAVPVMGAVHGVLFILYVIFWLDAWNRTKWDVKTAAVYFILSVLPLGGFFAERKLKRAAADAVIAARARREGKVNA; encoded by the coding sequence GTGGACATCAAGACCGCTTCCGCCCTCCACCGCCTCCGGCTCGTCTCCGCGCCCGAGGCCGTGTCGTTCCTGCTGCTGCTCGTCTGCTCGGTGCTCAAGCGCACGACGGAGTTCAACGCGGTCCCGGTGATGGGCGCGGTCCACGGCGTGCTGTTCATCCTGTACGTGATCTTCTGGCTCGACGCCTGGAACCGTACGAAGTGGGACGTCAAGACGGCCGCGGTCTACTTCATCCTCTCCGTGCTGCCCCTCGGCGGCTTCTTCGCCGAGCGCAAGCTCAAGCGCGCCGCCGCGGACGCCGTCATCGCCGCCCGCGCCCGCCGCGAGGGCAAGGTGAACGCGTGA
- a CDS encoding AIM24 family protein → MSTPVIFDPMTLPSDDNVNSYTFCVELKGSQWFLQKGKMIAYYGRIDFNGIGHGRLDRLVRTSFHSPLHASDWVVAEGSGKMLLADRAFDVNSFDLEEGNLTIRSGNLLAYQPTLALKQSIVPGFLTLIGTGKFVAASNGPVVFMEPPIRVDPQALVGWADCPSPCHHYDHGYMSGLMGGLRQLTGIGGASGEEHQFEFVGAGTVLLQSTETLMPEQATGAVPYGDGVPGGGHAGHGGHAAPGQHGSSPRLPGQLGDLQRRFGL, encoded by the coding sequence GTGAGCACGCCGGTGATCTTTGACCCGATGACGCTGCCGAGCGACGACAACGTCAACTCCTACACCTTCTGCGTGGAGCTCAAGGGCTCCCAGTGGTTCCTGCAGAAGGGAAAGATGATCGCCTACTACGGGCGCATCGACTTCAACGGAATCGGCCACGGCCGCCTCGACCGGCTGGTGCGTACGAGCTTCCACTCGCCGCTGCACGCGAGCGACTGGGTGGTGGCCGAGGGCAGCGGCAAGATGCTGCTCGCGGACCGGGCGTTCGACGTGAACTCCTTCGACCTGGAGGAGGGCAATCTGACGATCCGCTCCGGGAACCTGCTGGCTTACCAGCCGACCCTGGCGCTGAAGCAGTCGATCGTGCCGGGCTTTCTGACCCTGATCGGCACCGGCAAGTTCGTGGCGGCGTCCAACGGCCCGGTCGTCTTCATGGAGCCCCCGATCCGGGTGGACCCGCAGGCGCTGGTGGGCTGGGCGGACTGCCCTTCGCCGTGCCATCACTACGACCACGGCTACATGAGCGGACTGATGGGCGGGCTGCGGCAGCTGACGGGGATCGGCGGGGCGTCGGGCGAGGAACACCAGTTCGAGTTCGTGGGCGCGGGGACGGTGCTGCTCCAGTCGACGGAGACGCTCATGCCCGAGCAGGCGACGGGTGCGGTGCCGTACGGGGACGGGGTGCCCGGTGGCGGCCACGCCGGCCACGGCGGCCATGCGGCACCGGGTCAGCACGGGTCTTCTCCGCGCCTTCCCGGCCAGCTTGGGGACCTCCAGCGTCGCTTCGGGCTGTGA
- a CDS encoding AIM24 family protein, whose translation MFRLQGSKVLAVDMTGDAVKAKNGSMVAYDGQMAFKKLSGGGEGIRGMVTRRLTGEQMTMMEVKGQGTCYFADRASEINLVSLHGDKLFVESSNLLCTDGGLRTGTSFTGLRGGATGNGLFTTTVEGTGQAAIMSDGPAVVLRVTPQYPLSVDPGAYIAHQGNVQQHFQSGVTFRTFMGEGGGEAFQLRFEGDGLVYVQPSERNTIAGDV comes from the coding sequence ATGTTCCGACTTCAAGGCAGCAAGGTGCTCGCCGTCGACATGACCGGGGACGCCGTCAAGGCGAAGAACGGCTCCATGGTCGCGTACGACGGCCAGATGGCCTTCAAGAAACTGTCCGGCGGCGGCGAGGGCATCCGCGGCATGGTGACGCGCCGCCTGACCGGCGAGCAGATGACGATGATGGAGGTGAAGGGCCAGGGCACCTGCTACTTCGCCGACCGCGCGTCCGAGATCAACCTCGTCTCGCTCCACGGCGACAAGCTGTTCGTCGAGTCGAGCAATCTGCTCTGCACGGACGGCGGGCTGCGCACCGGCACCAGCTTCACCGGCCTGCGCGGCGGCGCGACCGGCAACGGCCTGTTCACGACGACCGTCGAGGGCACGGGCCAGGCCGCGATCATGTCCGACGGCCCGGCGGTCGTGCTGCGCGTGACGCCGCAGTACCCCCTCTCCGTCGACCCCGGCGCGTACATCGCCCACCAGGGCAACGTCCAGCAGCACTTCCAGTCCGGGGTCACCTTCCGGACGTTCATGGGCGAGGGCGGCGGCGAGGCGTTCCAGCTCCGCTTCGAGGGCGACGGGCTCGTGTACGTACAGCCGAGCGAGCGCAACACGATCGCAGGGGACGTGTGA
- a CDS encoding response regulator transcription factor, whose product MGEAVGAARILVVDDDPEVRAAVGDALCVEGYDIREAADGLAALSEMAAWQPDALVLDVMMPVLDGLAVCRRLRALGDRTPVIVLTALDSVSERVDGLDAGADDYLVKPFALDELTARVRALLRRAAPDGPDDPDGLSFADLVLDPVTRTGSRAGRPVEFSRTECALLELLLRHPRQVLTRELIHEQVWGRDFGPASNSLAVYVGYLRRKLEAGGEPRLVHTVHGVGYRLDVP is encoded by the coding sequence ATGGGAGAGGCCGTGGGAGCAGCGAGGATCCTGGTCGTCGACGACGATCCGGAGGTACGGGCCGCGGTGGGGGACGCCCTCTGCGTCGAGGGGTACGACATCCGGGAGGCGGCGGACGGGCTCGCCGCGCTCTCCGAGATGGCCGCGTGGCAGCCGGACGCGCTCGTGCTCGATGTGATGATGCCGGTGCTGGACGGGCTGGCCGTGTGCCGGCGGCTGCGGGCGCTGGGCGACCGGACCCCCGTCATCGTGCTCACCGCGCTGGACTCGGTGAGCGAGCGGGTCGACGGCCTGGACGCGGGAGCCGACGACTATCTCGTGAAGCCCTTCGCGCTCGACGAACTGACCGCACGGGTGCGGGCCCTGCTGCGCCGTGCGGCCCCCGACGGGCCCGACGACCCGGACGGGCTGAGCTTCGCGGACCTTGTGCTGGACCCGGTCACCCGTACCGGCAGCAGAGCAGGACGCCCGGTGGAGTTCAGCCGTACCGAGTGCGCGCTCCTGGAGCTCCTGCTGCGCCACCCCCGGCAGGTGCTCACCCGCGAGCTGATCCACGAGCAGGTCTGGGGCCGCGACTTCGGGCCGGCCTCCAACTCGCTCGCCGTGTACGTGGGTTATCTGCGCCGCAAACTGGAGGCCGGAGGCGAACCGCGGCTGGTCCACACGGTCCACGGGGTGGGCTACCGGCTGGACGTCCCGTGA